Proteins encoded by one window of Antechinus flavipes isolate AdamAnt ecotype Samford, QLD, Australia chromosome 4, AdamAnt_v2, whole genome shotgun sequence:
- the ZMYND15 gene encoding zinc finger MYND domain-containing protein 15 isoform X1, which produces MEFVSGYRDEFLDFAALLFGWFRKFASERGTGVGGGNGPEGRSRLMEAQVRRLPPDPALWVLHILPNRSVGISLGQGAKQGPGPGLGAARLLGDEPPLCLRDLSPYVSFVSLEDGEEEEDGEEEGPGGEEGELEEEGEQATTSRESTQDAETPGEPDDAEEEAGGEDSSGGDTREDGGEEEMGPEKRRGKRGDAAPLHLACLLLVTDEHGTILGIDLLMGGPQGSGGRAIGAEGLAQRAYTLLCHSMACPMGAGDPRRPRQLTVGDPQLHRELESLVPRLGVKLAKAPMRTWGPRPGFTFASLRARACHVCHRHSFEVKLMPCPQCGAVLYCGETCVWADWRRRPDDVSHRFWCPRLAAFMGRAGELAALPFTYTAEVTSEMFNKEAFLASRGLTRGYWTQLSMLLPGPVAPGYPPGNGPPFSLLLSGDPYQLLQGDGPPLMPPVPPDPPRGPFGSWQDYYAWRGLGLDSPLAVLLTYPLTVYYVITHLVPQSFPELNIQNKQSLKIHVVEAGKEFDLIMVFWELSVLLPHVALELQFVGGALPPESDQQHFTLQRDGSGVSVRPGSGVSARPGSGAKEKGSRRDLQIKVSARPYHLLQGPKPDLVIGFNSGFGLKDTWLSSLPRLQSLRVPAFFTESSEYSCVMDEQTMAGATGGGTSPPQPNPFRSPFRLRATDNCMPWYCNAFIFHLVYKPPQGSGTRPAPGPVPPVPVPTVPLVPARRRRGEKRPSRGGRRRR; this is translated from the exons ATGGAGTTTGTATCTGGTTATCGGGATGAGTTCCTTGACTTTGCTGCCCTTCTATTCGGCTGGTTCCGCAAGTTTGCCTCTGAGCGTGGAACTGGGGTTGGTGGGGGGAATGGGCCTGAGGGTCGATCAAGGTTAATGGAGGCTCAGGTGAGAAGGTTGCCCCCAGATCCTGCCCTCTGGGTCCTTCACATCTTGCCCAACCGTAGTGTGGGGATCAGCTTGGGGCAAGGCGCTAAGCAGGGACCTGGACCAGGTCTGGGAGCTGCCCGTCTCTTGGGAGATGAACCCCCTCTCTGTCTCAGAGACCTCAGTCCCTATGTCAGCTTTGTTAGCCTTGAGgatggagaagaagaagaggatggggaggaggaaggccCAGGTGGAGAGGAAGGTGAactggaggaggaaggggagcaGGCCACCACCAGCAGAGAGTCTACCCAAGATGCTGAGACACCTGGGGAACCAGATGATGCTGAGGAAGAGGCAGGAGGAGAGGACAGCAGTGGAGGAGACACCAGAGAggatggaggagaggaggaaatggggccagagaagagaaggggaaagagaggtg atGCTGCCCCCCTACATCTGGCCTGCTTACTTCTGGTGACAGATGAACATGGCACTATTCTGGGCATTGACCTTCTGATGGGTGGACCCCAAGGGAGTGGAGGCAGGGCCATTGGGGCTGAAGGCCTGGCCCAAAGAGCTTATACTCTCCTCTGCCACAGTATGGCCTGTCCCATGGGTGCTGGAGACCCTAGAAGACCTCGACAGCTCACAGTGGGAGACCCCCAGCTACATCG GGAACTGGAAAGCTTGGTCCCAAGGCTTGGGGTGAAGCTAGCCAAAGCCCCAATGAGGACATGGGGCCCCCGTCCTGGCTTCACTTTTGCTTCCCTCCGTGCCCGTGCCTGTCATGTGTGCCACAGACACAGTTTTGAAGTGAAGCTGATGCCCTG CCCCCAGTGTGGTGCAGTCTTGTATTGTGGAGAGACCTGTGTCTGGGCTGACTGGCGACGCAGGCCAGATGATGTGAGCCATCGATTCTGGTGCCCAAGACTTGCAGCTTTCATGGGGCGGGCTGGAGAGCTGGCTGCCTTACCCTTCACCTACACTGCTG AAGTAACAAGTGAGATGTTTAACAAGGAGGCATTCCTTGCCTCCCGTGGACTCACTCGAGGGTATTGGACCCAACTCAGCATGCTCCTTCCTGGTCCTGTTGCCCCAGGATACCCTCCAGGCAACGGGCCTCCGTTTAGCCTCCTTCTGAGTG GTGATCCTTATCAGCTACTTCAAGGAGATGGACCTCCCCTAATGCCTCCAGTGCCTCCCGACCCACCTCGGGGCCCTTTTG GTTCCTGGCAGGATTATTATGCATGGCGTGGCTTGGGCCTGGACTCTCCTTTGGCTGTTCTCCTTACCTATCCACTGACTGTCTACTATGTTATTACCCATCTGGTACCCCAGTCTT TCCCAGAGCTGAATATCCAGAACAAACAGTCCCTGAAAATCCATGTGGTAGAAGCTGGGAAGGAGTTTGACCTCATCATGGTGTTTTGG GAGCTCTCTGTTTTACTCCCTCATGTGGCCCTGGAACTGCAATTTGTAGGTGGTGCTTTGCCTCCTGAGAGTGACCAGCAACATTTTACCCTACAAAGG GATGGATCAGGAGTATCTGTCCGTCCAGGCTCAGGAGTATCTGCCCGTCCAGGCTCAGGAGCTAAAGAGAAGGGAAGTCGAAGGGATCTTCAGATCAAGGTTTCTGCCAGACCCTACCACCTACTTCAGGGACCCAAACCTGATCTGGTGATTG GATTTAACTCTGGCTTTGGTCTGAAGGACACCTGGTTGAGTTCTCTGCCTCGATTACAG TCTCTTAGGGTCCCTGCATTTTTTACTGAGAGCAGTGAGTACAGCTGTGTTATGGATGAGCAGACCATGGCTGGGGCCACCGGAGGGGGAACCAGCCCCCCACAGCCCAACCCTTTTCGTTCACCCTTCCGCCTCCGGGCCACAGACAACTGCATGCCTTG GTACTGTAATGCCTTCATCTTTCACTTGGTCTACAAGCCTCCTCAGGGGAGCGGGACCCGTCCTGCCCCTGGACCTGTCCCCCCCGTCCCAGTCCCAACAGTCCCTCTAGTCCCTGCCAGGAGGCGCAGAGGAGAGAAAAGGCCAAGTCGTGGAGGCCGAAGGCGAAGGTGA
- the ZMYND15 gene encoding zinc finger MYND domain-containing protein 15 isoform X2, whose amino-acid sequence MEFVSGYRDEFLDFAALLFGWFRKFASERGTGVGGGNGPEGRSRLMEAQVRRLPPDPALWVLHILPNRSVGISLGQGAKQGPGPGLGAARLLGDEPPLCLRDLSPYVSFVSLEDGEEEEDGEEEGPGGEEGELEEEGEQATTSRESTQDAETPGEPDDAEEEAGGEDSSGGDTREDGGEEEMGPEKRRGKRGDAAPLHLACLLLVTDEHGTILGIDLLMGGPQGSGGRAIGAEGLAQRAYTLLCHSMACPMGAGDPRRPRQLTVGDPQLHRELESLVPRLGVKLAKAPMRTWGPRPGFTFASLRARACHVCHRHSFEVKLMPCPQCGAVLYCGETCVWADWRRRPDDVSHRFWCPRLAAFMGRAGELAALPFTYTAEVTSEMFNKEAFLASRGLTRGYWTQLSMLLPGPVAPGYPPGNGPPFSLLLSGDPYQLLQGDGPPLMPPVPPDPPRGPFGSWQDYYAWRGLGLDSPLAVLLTYPLTVYYVITHLVPQSFPELNIQNKQSLKIHVVEAGKEFDLIMVFWELSVLLPHVALELQFVGGALPPESDQQHFTLQRDGSGVSVRPGSGVSARPGSGAKEKGSRRDLQIKVSARPYHLLQGPKPDLVIGFNSGFGLKDTWLSSLPRLQSLRVPAFFTESSEYSCVMDEQTMAGATGGGTSPPQPNPFRSPFRLRATDNCMP is encoded by the exons ATGGAGTTTGTATCTGGTTATCGGGATGAGTTCCTTGACTTTGCTGCCCTTCTATTCGGCTGGTTCCGCAAGTTTGCCTCTGAGCGTGGAACTGGGGTTGGTGGGGGGAATGGGCCTGAGGGTCGATCAAGGTTAATGGAGGCTCAGGTGAGAAGGTTGCCCCCAGATCCTGCCCTCTGGGTCCTTCACATCTTGCCCAACCGTAGTGTGGGGATCAGCTTGGGGCAAGGCGCTAAGCAGGGACCTGGACCAGGTCTGGGAGCTGCCCGTCTCTTGGGAGATGAACCCCCTCTCTGTCTCAGAGACCTCAGTCCCTATGTCAGCTTTGTTAGCCTTGAGgatggagaagaagaagaggatggggaggaggaaggccCAGGTGGAGAGGAAGGTGAactggaggaggaaggggagcaGGCCACCACCAGCAGAGAGTCTACCCAAGATGCTGAGACACCTGGGGAACCAGATGATGCTGAGGAAGAGGCAGGAGGAGAGGACAGCAGTGGAGGAGACACCAGAGAggatggaggagaggaggaaatggggccagagaagagaaggggaaagagaggtg atGCTGCCCCCCTACATCTGGCCTGCTTACTTCTGGTGACAGATGAACATGGCACTATTCTGGGCATTGACCTTCTGATGGGTGGACCCCAAGGGAGTGGAGGCAGGGCCATTGGGGCTGAAGGCCTGGCCCAAAGAGCTTATACTCTCCTCTGCCACAGTATGGCCTGTCCCATGGGTGCTGGAGACCCTAGAAGACCTCGACAGCTCACAGTGGGAGACCCCCAGCTACATCG GGAACTGGAAAGCTTGGTCCCAAGGCTTGGGGTGAAGCTAGCCAAAGCCCCAATGAGGACATGGGGCCCCCGTCCTGGCTTCACTTTTGCTTCCCTCCGTGCCCGTGCCTGTCATGTGTGCCACAGACACAGTTTTGAAGTGAAGCTGATGCCCTG CCCCCAGTGTGGTGCAGTCTTGTATTGTGGAGAGACCTGTGTCTGGGCTGACTGGCGACGCAGGCCAGATGATGTGAGCCATCGATTCTGGTGCCCAAGACTTGCAGCTTTCATGGGGCGGGCTGGAGAGCTGGCTGCCTTACCCTTCACCTACACTGCTG AAGTAACAAGTGAGATGTTTAACAAGGAGGCATTCCTTGCCTCCCGTGGACTCACTCGAGGGTATTGGACCCAACTCAGCATGCTCCTTCCTGGTCCTGTTGCCCCAGGATACCCTCCAGGCAACGGGCCTCCGTTTAGCCTCCTTCTGAGTG GTGATCCTTATCAGCTACTTCAAGGAGATGGACCTCCCCTAATGCCTCCAGTGCCTCCCGACCCACCTCGGGGCCCTTTTG GTTCCTGGCAGGATTATTATGCATGGCGTGGCTTGGGCCTGGACTCTCCTTTGGCTGTTCTCCTTACCTATCCACTGACTGTCTACTATGTTATTACCCATCTGGTACCCCAGTCTT TCCCAGAGCTGAATATCCAGAACAAACAGTCCCTGAAAATCCATGTGGTAGAAGCTGGGAAGGAGTTTGACCTCATCATGGTGTTTTGG GAGCTCTCTGTTTTACTCCCTCATGTGGCCCTGGAACTGCAATTTGTAGGTGGTGCTTTGCCTCCTGAGAGTGACCAGCAACATTTTACCCTACAAAGG GATGGATCAGGAGTATCTGTCCGTCCAGGCTCAGGAGTATCTGCCCGTCCAGGCTCAGGAGCTAAAGAGAAGGGAAGTCGAAGGGATCTTCAGATCAAGGTTTCTGCCAGACCCTACCACCTACTTCAGGGACCCAAACCTGATCTGGTGATTG GATTTAACTCTGGCTTTGGTCTGAAGGACACCTGGTTGAGTTCTCTGCCTCGATTACAG TCTCTTAGGGTCCCTGCATTTTTTACTGAGAGCAGTGAGTACAGCTGTGTTATGGATGAGCAGACCATGGCTGGGGCCACCGGAGGGGGAACCAGCCCCCCACAGCCCAACCCTTTTCGTTCACCCTTCCGCCTCCGGGCCACAGACAACTGCATGCCTTG A